One Henriciella litoralis genomic window carries:
- the mltF gene encoding membrane-bound lytic murein transglycosylase MltF, which translates to MNHTVRNGMIASVTILAGLGLTQCSNRTDTANVSKATSVEAIQNDGDLIVLTLEGPTTYRGTRDGPVGYEAELVQQFADTLGVTPKFIKMNSIDELLKAMEKGRGHIAAAGLTITEMRGSRLTFGPAYKEVSEIVVCGPGVIAPKTAEDLLDVDLTILASSSYQETLETLRIDYPQLEWSTQNAGSAMPIIRRVETGAIDCTVADSHLAEYARRLFPDLKVSMSLTKPRPLGWVYNEKINGMDQALAGWFIEAHASGYLAELDESWFGHLDEFDYIEVLRFVERVNERLPEFRTYFETAASETEFDWHLLAAQAYQESHWDPDARSPTGVRGLMMLTNRTASEVGVTNRLDPAQSVKGGAEYLQRIYDRLPEDITGKDRTWFALAAYNIGLGHVYDARKLAVRQGLDPSSWDDIERMLPLLTRAKYYQTVKHGYARGYEPVRYVERIRDYYGMLRANVPV; encoded by the coding sequence ATGAATCATACAGTCCGCAACGGCATGATTGCCAGCGTGACGATCCTCGCGGGACTGGGACTAACCCAGTGCTCTAACCGCACAGATACAGCAAATGTCTCAAAGGCAACGTCTGTTGAAGCCATACAGAATGATGGCGATCTGATCGTACTTACACTTGAAGGCCCAACAACCTATCGCGGTACCCGCGACGGCCCTGTCGGGTACGAAGCCGAGCTTGTTCAGCAATTTGCTGATACGCTTGGGGTCACCCCAAAATTCATCAAGATGAATAGCATCGACGAGTTGTTGAAAGCTATGGAGAAGGGCCGCGGCCACATTGCTGCGGCAGGTCTTACGATCACCGAAATGAGAGGATCACGCCTGACCTTTGGTCCGGCCTATAAGGAAGTTTCGGAAATAGTCGTCTGCGGACCGGGCGTTATCGCCCCTAAAACGGCAGAGGACCTGCTGGACGTAGATCTGACTATTCTTGCCAGTTCGTCCTATCAGGAAACGCTGGAGACGCTTCGCATCGACTATCCGCAGCTGGAATGGTCAACTCAGAATGCAGGTTCAGCCATGCCGATCATACGGCGCGTCGAGACCGGCGCTATCGATTGCACCGTCGCCGATTCCCATCTCGCCGAATATGCCCGTCGGCTATTCCCTGACCTCAAGGTCTCGATGTCGCTGACCAAGCCGAGACCGCTCGGCTGGGTCTACAACGAAAAGATAAATGGGATGGACCAGGCCCTCGCCGGTTGGTTCATCGAAGCCCACGCGAGCGGTTATCTCGCTGAGCTTGACGAGAGCTGGTTCGGCCATCTGGATGAGTTCGACTATATTGAGGTTCTACGCTTTGTAGAACGCGTCAATGAGCGCCTTCCGGAATTCAGGACCTACTTCGAAACCGCCGCCAGCGAGACAGAGTTCGATTGGCACCTACTTGCCGCGCAAGCCTATCAGGAATCCCATTGGGACCCTGATGCACGAAGCCCGACAGGCGTACGTGGTCTGATGATGCTGACGAACCGGACGGCCAGCGAAGTTGGCGTCACCAACAGGCTGGACCCTGCCCAGAGCGTCAAAGGCGGAGCAGAATATCTGCAGCGCATATATGATCGCCTGCCGGAGGATATCACAGGCAAGGACAGGACATGGTTTGCGCTCGCAGCCTATAATATCGGGCTTGGACACGTTTACGACGCGCGTAAGCTAGCCGTTCGCCAGGGCCTTGATCCTTCAAGCTGGGATGACATCGAACGGATGCTGCCTCTGCTCACGCGCGCCAAGTATTATCAGACCGTGAAGCACGGCTATGCGCGCGGCTATGAGCCAGTGCGCTACGTCGAACGCATCCGTGACTATTATGGCATGCTGCGGGCGAATGTGCCGGTCTGA
- a CDS encoding SRPBCC family protein, with the protein MTNQIEKTAEFKASVETVWDAITDHEKFGDWFKVKLYDPFVEGAVTRGQITYPGYEHFKWESRTTVIRPKVYFAFIWYHDNIEAEPGDVRLETLVEFKLKPTGTGTHLTIVESGFDSFPPGKGEQARLSNEGGWEEQMHNIGAFVDG; encoded by the coding sequence ATGACCAACCAAATCGAAAAGACGGCTGAGTTCAAAGCATCCGTCGAAACTGTCTGGGACGCCATCACCGATCACGAGAAGTTTGGTGACTGGTTCAAGGTGAAACTGTACGACCCCTTTGTCGAAGGGGCAGTGACACGTGGGCAGATAACCTATCCAGGCTATGAGCACTTCAAATGGGAAAGCCGCACAACGGTCATCCGGCCAAAGGTGTATTTCGCGTTCATCTGGTATCACGATAACATCGAAGCCGAGCCGGGTGATGTCCGGCTTGAAACCCTCGTGGAATTCAAGCTGAAACCAACTGGGACGGGAACGCATCTGACTATCGTGGAGTCGGGCTTTGACAGCTTCCCGCCCGGCAAGGGCGAGCAAGCCCGGCTCAGCAATGAAGGCGGATGGGAAGAGCAGATGCACAATATCGGCGCGTTTGTTGATGGGTAA
- a CDS encoding ArsR/SmtB family transcription factor, translating into MGNATRKIHTAEVFGALGDETRLKLVSTLSDGQGRSISDLASGFGMSRQAVTKHLKVLESAGLVSNDRVGRESRYRLDPRALGDAQHYLDAISRHWDEAIERLKAFLGEDQAP; encoded by the coding sequence ATGGGTAACGCAACGCGTAAAATTCACACTGCTGAGGTGTTTGGCGCGTTGGGTGACGAGACGCGTTTGAAACTTGTGAGCACGCTTAGCGATGGACAAGGCAGATCGATTTCGGACCTCGCCTCAGGCTTTGGCATGTCCCGGCAGGCCGTGACCAAGCATCTCAAAGTACTCGAATCAGCCGGCCTCGTCTCGAATGACCGCGTCGGCCGGGAAAGCCGGTATCGACTCGATCCGCGCGCACTTGGAGACGCGCAACATTATCTGGACGCGATTTCGCGCCATTGGGATGAGGCGATTGAGCGGCTCAAGGCGTTTCTGGGCGAGGATCAGGCCCCGTGA
- a CDS encoding protein meaA: MTKKPYQHDADRPWIFRTYAGHSTAEKSNALYRSNLARGQTGLSIAFDLPTQTAYDSDHILSKGEVGKVGVPVSHLGDMRTLFDGLPLEDMNTSMTINAPAAWMLALYVALADERGDDRAKLRGTTQNDIIKEYLSRGTYVFPPEPSMRLIADMVSWCYTEVPKWNPLNVCSYHLQEAGATPQQELAYALATACAVLDAVKAGGQVPDEDFSTVFGRISFFVNAGVRFVTELCKMRAFVDLWEEIGRERYGVDDPKSLRFRYGVQVNSLGLTEQQPENNVYRILLEALAVTLSKRARCRALQLPAWNEAMGLPRPWDQQWSLRLQQILAYETDLLEYEDLFDGSHVIEKKTEELKTGAREELARIDDMGGAVDSVGYMKESLVGAHVERIQAIERGEQKVVGVNAYLESADSPLSAGEKTIETVDPLLEAEQVRALRDWRAKRDNAAAEAAIAALKAAASSGENIMEPSIAAAKAGVTTGEWGTALREVFGEYRGPTGVAVVVDSGGDENIEATKARVDQVSEALGRRLTYVLGKPGLDGHSNGAEQIASRARACGMDVIYEGIRFTPSEIVAQAKEADAHVIGLSILSGSHLDLVRDTIAEIRKAGMEGVPLVVGGIIPPEDERALKQMGVRRVYTPKDFKITDIMGDVVDVVEGAWLEKV; encoded by the coding sequence ATGACAAAGAAGCCTTATCAGCATGACGCGGATCGCCCGTGGATTTTCCGCACCTATGCGGGGCATTCCACGGCGGAAAAGTCGAACGCCCTCTATCGTTCGAACCTTGCGCGCGGCCAGACAGGCCTCTCCATCGCTTTCGACCTGCCAACCCAGACCGCCTATGACAGCGACCATATCCTGTCCAAGGGCGAAGTCGGCAAAGTCGGCGTGCCAGTCAGCCATCTCGGCGATATGCGCACCCTGTTTGACGGGCTGCCGCTTGAGGACATGAACACCTCGATGACAATCAATGCGCCCGCCGCGTGGATGCTGGCGCTCTACGTCGCGCTTGCCGATGAGCGCGGCGATGATCGCGCCAAACTTCGCGGCACGACGCAGAACGACATCATCAAGGAATATCTGTCGCGCGGCACCTATGTCTTCCCGCCAGAGCCCAGCATGCGTCTGATCGCCGATATGGTCAGCTGGTGCTACACTGAGGTTCCAAAATGGAACCCGCTGAATGTCTGCTCTTACCATTTGCAGGAAGCTGGAGCGACACCCCAACAGGAACTCGCCTATGCGCTGGCGACGGCCTGCGCGGTTCTCGACGCGGTCAAAGCTGGCGGACAGGTCCCTGATGAGGACTTCTCGACCGTTTTCGGCCGTATTTCTTTCTTCGTAAATGCCGGCGTCCGTTTCGTTACGGAACTTTGTAAGATGCGCGCCTTTGTGGACCTTTGGGAAGAGATCGGACGCGAGCGCTATGGCGTCGATGACCCGAAATCCCTCCGCTTCCGATATGGCGTTCAGGTTAACTCGCTGGGGCTGACAGAGCAGCAGCCTGAAAACAATGTCTACCGTATCCTGCTTGAAGCGCTCGCCGTCACGCTGTCGAAACGCGCCCGGTGCCGTGCACTCCAGCTTCCAGCCTGGAATGAGGCAATGGGGCTGCCCCGGCCGTGGGACCAGCAATGGTCGCTACGCCTGCAGCAGATCCTCGCCTACGAGACCGACCTGCTCGAATACGAAGACCTGTTCGATGGTAGCCACGTCATCGAAAAGAAGACCGAAGAGCTCAAAACCGGTGCTCGTGAAGAGCTCGCCCGCATCGACGATATGGGCGGGGCGGTCGATAGTGTCGGCTATATGAAGGAAAGCCTCGTTGGCGCGCATGTAGAGCGCATCCAGGCCATTGAGCGCGGGGAGCAGAAGGTCGTTGGCGTCAATGCGTACCTCGAAAGCGCTGACAGCCCGCTCAGCGCAGGCGAGAAGACTATCGAGACGGTCGATCCGCTGCTGGAGGCAGAGCAGGTCCGCGCCCTTCGGGACTGGCGCGCCAAGCGCGATAATGCTGCGGCAGAAGCGGCAATCGCTGCGCTGAAGGCGGCCGCAAGCTCGGGCGAGAATATCATGGAGCCATCCATCGCCGCCGCAAAAGCCGGCGTAACCACCGGCGAGTGGGGCACGGCCCTGCGCGAAGTGTTCGGCGAGTATCGCGGCCCGACCGGCGTTGCGGTGGTGGTCGATTCTGGCGGTGATGAAAACATCGAAGCCACCAAAGCACGTGTCGATCAGGTCTCGGAAGCCCTTGGCCGCCGCCTCACCTATGTCCTCGGCAAGCCCGGCCTCGACGGCCATTCAAACGGCGCCGAACAGATCGCCAGCCGGGCCCGCGCGTGCGGCATGGATGTTATCTATGAGGGCATCCGGTTCACCCCGTCCGAGATCGTCGCGCAAGCCAAGGAGGCCGACGCGCACGTCATCGGCCTTTCTATCCTGTCGGGCAGCCATCTGGACCTCGTCCGGGACACGATCGCCGAGATCCGCAAGGCGGGCATGGAGGGCGTCCCTCTCGTCGTCGGCGGGATTATCCCACCTGAGGATGAGCGCGCCCTGAAACAGATGGGCGTTCGCCGCGTCTACACGCCGAAAGACTTCAAGATCACCGACATCATGGGAGATGTGGTCGATGTCGTCGAAGGCGCTTGGCTCGAGAAGGTCTGA
- a CDS encoding SemiSWEET transporter, giving the protein MQDLIGSIAAILTTASFLPQAILVLRTRNTESLSLIMYAMFTAGVLCWLIYGLMISSTPMIIANLITIVLATIILSIKIHNTLRRYRAGKPPIL; this is encoded by the coding sequence ATGCAAGACCTGATCGGCTCAATTGCGGCCATTCTGACCACGGCCTCCTTCCTGCCGCAGGCCATCCTCGTCTTGCGCACCCGCAACACCGAAAGCCTGTCGCTGATCATGTACGCGATGTTTACGGCGGGCGTTCTATGCTGGCTGATCTATGGGTTGATGATTTCAAGCACGCCGATGATCATTGCAAATTTAATCACGATTGTGCTGGCGACCATTATCCTCAGCATCAAGATCCACAATACGCTTCGCCGATATCGCGCCGGGAAGCCGCCGATCCTTTGA
- a CDS encoding aminotransferase class IV has product MGPADLVYLNGAIIPAADAAVSPFDRGFLFAHAAYEVTAVYNGKLIDFEGHVARLQRTLAGIDIPEAIDAQALESLHLDLLSRNKVTEGFVYLQVTGGAYGGRDFVGPDVLSPGLFMFCEARELISEKARDGVVSITVEDQRWKRRDYKTTQLLSQTLAYRQAAKEGATSAILHEDGWITEAASANLWIVTPDGTLITRNLGHQILPGVTRQSVLKQLSQAGLKVEERAASLEEARTAAEIFTTAATSLVLPIIRLDGTDISNGQPGPVTRRVQALYYEAIGADLPTAAPWLKGSAASRRDIGEAYCGS; this is encoded by the coding sequence TTGGGACCGGCTGATCTTGTGTATTTGAACGGGGCAATCATCCCCGCGGCTGACGCGGCCGTGTCGCCTTTTGACCGGGGCTTTCTGTTTGCGCACGCCGCTTATGAAGTGACGGCTGTCTACAATGGCAAGCTGATTGACTTCGAAGGTCACGTGGCGCGCCTGCAACGCACGCTTGCCGGAATCGACATTCCCGAAGCGATTGATGCGCAGGCTCTGGAAAGCCTGCATCTGGACTTGCTGTCACGCAACAAGGTGACCGAAGGCTTCGTGTACCTGCAGGTCACCGGCGGGGCCTATGGTGGGCGCGATTTCGTGGGCCCCGACGTATTGAGCCCCGGCCTCTTCATGTTTTGTGAGGCACGTGAACTCATTTCTGAGAAGGCGCGTGATGGCGTCGTTTCCATCACCGTGGAAGACCAGCGCTGGAAGCGGCGTGACTACAAGACGACCCAGCTCTTGTCCCAGACACTGGCCTATCGCCAGGCTGCGAAAGAGGGCGCCACCTCGGCGATCTTGCATGAGGATGGCTGGATTACTGAGGCTGCCTCCGCGAATCTCTGGATTGTCACGCCCGATGGCACGCTCATCACGCGAAATCTTGGCCATCAGATACTGCCAGGTGTCACGCGCCAGTCGGTCCTGAAACAGCTGTCGCAAGCCGGCCTGAAAGTGGAAGAGCGGGCCGCCTCCCTCGAAGAGGCCCGCACGGCAGCGGAAATATTCACCACGGCCGCAACGTCGCTTGTCCTGCCCATCATACGTCTCGACGGCACCGACATCTCCAACGGCCAGCCGGGCCCCGTGACACGGCGTGTCCAAGCGCTTTATTACGAGGCGATAGGCGCTGATCTCCCAACCGCGGCGCCGTGGCTCAAAGGATCGGCGGCTTCCCGGCGCGATATCGGCGAAGCGTATTGTGGATCTTGA
- the ccrA gene encoding crotonyl-CoA carboxylase/reductase, with amino-acid sequence MTTATKTRETKDIYEMGEIPPEFHVPKMMYAWAIRRERHGRPATAMQIEQVPVPEIDSDEVLVLVMAAGVNYNGIWAGLGEPISPFDIHKADFHIAGSDAAGIVWAVGRKVTRVKPGDEVVIHCNQDDGDDEECNGGDPMNSPSQRIWGYETPDGSFAQFCRVQARQCMPRPKHLTWEESACYTLTLATAYRMLFGHRPHIVKPGNNVLVWGASGGLGSFGVQLCAVTGAHAIGVVSDPEKFDFVYSMGAKGVLNRKDFNCWGQLPKVNGPEFSDYMRENRKFGKAIWEITGKKDVDIVFEHPGESTFPVSVFVVKRGGMVVICAGTTGFNLTMDARFLWMRQKRVQGSHFANLAQASAANQLVIDRRIDPCMSEVFSWEDIPAAHEKMLDNKHLPGNMAVLVTSPKPGLRTVEDVLAVSGQS; translated from the coding sequence ATGACGACGGCAACAAAGACGCGTGAGACGAAAGATATTTACGAAATGGGCGAGATCCCGCCCGAGTTTCACGTCCCGAAAATGATGTATGCGTGGGCGATTCGCCGCGAACGCCACGGCCGCCCCGCAACAGCGATGCAGATTGAGCAAGTCCCGGTGCCGGAAATCGATTCCGACGAGGTGCTGGTGCTCGTCATGGCTGCCGGCGTGAACTATAACGGCATCTGGGCCGGTCTCGGCGAACCGATCTCCCCTTTTGACATCCACAAGGCAGATTTTCATATCGCCGGGTCTGACGCAGCCGGCATTGTCTGGGCCGTTGGCCGGAAGGTCACCCGCGTTAAACCAGGCGACGAGGTTGTCATCCACTGTAACCAGGATGATGGCGACGACGAGGAATGTAATGGCGGCGACCCTATGAACTCGCCGAGCCAGCGCATCTGGGGCTATGAGACGCCGGATGGCAGCTTCGCGCAATTCTGCCGCGTTCAGGCGCGCCAGTGTATGCCGCGTCCAAAACACCTCACCTGGGAAGAAAGCGCCTGCTACACGCTGACGCTCGCGACCGCCTACCGCATGCTGTTCGGCCACCGCCCGCACATCGTGAAGCCGGGCAATAACGTCCTTGTCTGGGGCGCGTCTGGCGGCCTTGGCAGCTTTGGCGTCCAACTGTGCGCCGTCACCGGTGCCCATGCCATCGGTGTGGTCTCGGACCCGGAGAAGTTCGACTTCGTCTATTCGATGGGCGCCAAGGGCGTGCTCAACCGGAAAGACTTCAATTGCTGGGGTCAGCTGCCAAAAGTGAACGGGCCGGAATTCTCCGACTATATGCGTGAGAACCGCAAGTTCGGTAAGGCGATCTGGGAGATCACGGGCAAGAAGGATGTCGATATCGTCTTCGAACATCCGGGCGAAAGCACGTTCCCGGTTTCCGTCTTCGTCGTGAAACGCGGCGGCATGGTCGTCATCTGCGCCGGCACGACAGGCTTCAATCTGACTATGGATGCCCGCTTCCTCTGGATGCGCCAGAAACGCGTCCAGGGTTCGCACTTTGCAAACCTTGCGCAGGCATCTGCCGCAAACCAGCTGGTTATCGATCGACGCATTGATCCATGCATGTCGGAAGTCTTCTCATGGGAGGATATTCCAGCTGCACACGAGAAGATGCTCGATAACAAGCACCTTCCGGGCAACATGGCCGTGCTGGTGACCTCACCAAAGCCAGGCCTTCGCACGGTTGAAGATGTGCTGGCGGTCAGCGGACAAAGCTGA
- a CDS encoding M20 family peptidase produces the protein MKKVLGAIGVLFLGLVAVLVVRALNYGGTPSDVQTVELPDAPDISVERAAEHLSEAIKFRTITLQGGDPRPGQEGPWLELQAWLETTYPAFHAAANKETVPGGYTLLYTWEGSDPSLDPILLMAHQDVVPVNIGTEGDWTGAPFAGEIVDGYIYGRGAMDDKGSLVALMEALDALARDGFQPRRTVLLQLGHDEEVSGSGAEAGIALLKSRGVTPVMALDEGFMVIEDNPVTGGTLGLIGIAEKGYLTARITAIADGGHSSAPPRDSATVRLSRALIALDENQMPADLAKAPTSDMMKVISADLGFPARLAMGNQWLLGGLVESQFSSSPQGNAMIRTTTAPTMLSGSAKENVLAQRATAIVNFRIHPNNTVDEVMQHIRDVTADIEGIEVAPVADGIASEASPVSATDNRAFGVLYAVAKEVGDGAPVAPGLVIGATDARYASAITKDVYRFAPSLVGPADLAGFHGTNERLSVENMGRLARGYAQIVLAMDAPETD, from the coding sequence ATGAAAAAAGTACTGGGCGCAATTGGGGTATTGTTTCTTGGTCTTGTCGCCGTGCTGGTTGTCCGCGCGCTGAATTATGGCGGCACGCCGAGCGATGTTCAGACGGTTGAGCTGCCGGATGCACCGGACATTTCGGTCGAGCGGGCTGCAGAGCACCTTTCTGAAGCGATCAAGTTCCGCACGATTACCCTGCAAGGCGGTGACCCTCGCCCCGGTCAGGAAGGCCCCTGGCTCGAGCTTCAGGCGTGGCTCGAAACCACCTACCCAGCCTTTCATGCCGCCGCGAACAAGGAAACCGTCCCTGGCGGTTACACGCTTCTCTATACGTGGGAAGGCTCTGACCCCTCGCTCGACCCGATCCTGCTCATGGCGCACCAGGACGTTGTGCCCGTCAACATAGGCACTGAAGGTGACTGGACCGGCGCGCCCTTCGCTGGCGAGATTGTCGATGGCTACATCTATGGCCGCGGCGCGATGGACGACAAAGGCTCGCTCGTGGCGCTAATGGAAGCGCTCGATGCACTCGCGCGGGATGGATTTCAGCCGCGCAGGACAGTCCTGCTCCAGCTTGGTCATGATGAAGAAGTTTCAGGCTCAGGCGCAGAAGCCGGCATCGCCCTGCTCAAATCACGGGGCGTGACGCCCGTCATGGCGCTCGACGAAGGCTTTATGGTGATTGAGGATAATCCCGTCACCGGTGGCACGCTGGGTCTGATTGGCATTGCCGAGAAAGGCTATCTGACGGCGCGCATCACCGCCATCGCCGATGGAGGGCATTCCTCAGCGCCGCCTCGCGACAGTGCAACCGTTCGTCTCTCGCGGGCGCTGATTGCTCTCGATGAAAACCAGATGCCGGCAGACCTCGCCAAGGCGCCGACATCTGACATGATGAAGGTCATCTCCGCAGATCTTGGCTTTCCGGCGCGCCTCGCCATGGGCAATCAATGGTTACTCGGCGGATTGGTAGAGAGCCAGTTTTCAAGCTCGCCACAAGGCAATGCGATGATCCGCACAACCACAGCGCCGACCATGCTGTCCGGGTCTGCCAAGGAGAATGTGTTGGCACAGCGCGCGACGGCGATTGTAAATTTCCGTATCCATCCGAACAATACGGTCGATGAGGTGATGCAGCATATTCGCGATGTCACCGCGGATATTGAAGGGATCGAGGTCGCGCCGGTTGCGGACGGGATCGCGAGTGAAGCCTCTCCCGTCAGCGCTACCGATAATCGTGCCTTTGGTGTGCTTTACGCGGTGGCGAAGGAAGTTGGCGACGGCGCGCCGGTCGCGCCGGGTCTTGTGATTGGAGCAACGGATGCCCGGTATGCCAGCGCGATCACCAAGGATGTCTACCGGTTTGCGCCGTCATTGGTCGGCCCGGCAGATCTTGCTGGCTTTCATGGGACGAATGAGCGTCTCAGTGTTGAAAATATGGGACGGCTAGCGAGAGGCTACGCACAAATCGTGCTCGCCATGGATGCGCCTGAAACGGACTAG